Proteins from a single region of Helicobacter pylori:
- a CDS encoding energy transducer TonB: MPENSKLQPAKLGKNFDPVDHSNRNFFFSLILSVLLHWLIYFLFEHREDFFPSKPKLVKLNPENLLVLKRGHSQDPSKNNPGAPKPTLAGPQKPPTPPTPPTPPTPPKPIEKPKPEPKPKPKPEPKKPNHKHKALKKVEKVEEKKVVEEKKEEKKVVEQKVEQKKIEEKKPVKKEFDPNQLSFLPKEVAPPRKENNKGLDNQTRRDIDELYGEEFGDLGTAEKDFIRNNLRDIGRITQKYLEYPQVAAYLGQDGTNAVEFYLHPNGDITDLKIIIGSEYKMLDDNTLKTIQIAYKDYPRPKTKTLIRIRVRYYLGGN, from the coding sequence ATGCCGGAAAATTCTAAACTACAACCTGCTAAGTTAGGGAAAAATTTTGACCCTGTGGATCATTCTAACAGGAATTTTTTCTTTTCTCTCATTCTGTCTGTATTGTTACATTGGTTGATTTATTTTTTATTTGAACACAGAGAAGATTTTTTTCCTTCAAAACCCAAGCTCGTTAAATTAAATCCTGAAAATTTATTGGTTTTAAAAAGAGGCCATTCACAAGATCCCAGTAAAAACAACCCAGGTGCTCCTAAACCCACGCTAGCTGGCCCTCAAAAACCCCCAACACCCCCAACACCCCCCACTCCGCCAACCCCACCAAAACCTATAGAAAAGCCAAAGCCTGAGCCTAAACCAAAGCCCAAACCAGAACCCAAAAAGCCCAACCACAAACATAAGGCTCTTAAAAAAGTGGAAAAAGTGGAAGAGAAAAAAGTAGTAGAGGAGAAAAAAGAAGAGAAAAAAGTGGTAGAACAAAAAGTAGAGCAGAAAAAAATAGAAGAGAAAAAACCTGTCAAAAAAGAATTTGACCCTAACCAGCTTTCTTTCTTGCCTAAAGAAGTTGCGCCACCCAGAAAAGAAAATAATAAAGGCTTGGATAACCAAACCAGAAGGGATATTGATGAATTGTATGGCGAAGAATTTGGTGATTTAGGCACAGCCGAAAAAGATTTCATCAGGAATAATTTAAGGGATATTGGGCGCATCACGCAAAAATATTTAGAATACCCTCAAGTGGCGGCTTATTTAGGGCAGGACGGGACGAATGCGGTAGAGTTTTACTTGCACCCTAACGGCGATATTACCGATCTTAAAATCATCATTGGCTCTGAATACAAAATGCTTGATGACAACACTTTAAAAACCATTCAGATCGCTTATAAGGATTACCCACGCCCCAAAACTAAAACCCTCATTCGCATTAGAGTGCGTTATTACTTAGGGGGCAATTAA
- the pyrC gene encoding dihydroorotase — protein sequence MEIALFDPIDAHLHVRENALLKVVLGYSSEPFSAAVIMPNLSKPLIDTPTTLEYEEEILNHSSNFKPLMSLYFNDGLTLIELQRAQEKGIRFLKLYPKGMTTNAQNGTSDLLGEKTLEILENAQKLGFILCIHAEQAGFCLDKEFLCHSVLETFALSFPKLKIIIEHLSDWRSIALIEKHDNLYATLTLHHISMTLDDLLGGSLNPHCFCKPLIKTKKDQERLLSLALKAHPKISFGSDSAPHFISKKHSANIPAGIFSAPILLPALCELFEKHNALENLQAFISDNAKKIYALDNLPNKKVHLSKKPFIVPTHTLCLNEKITILRGGETLSWNLQEIA from the coding sequence ATGGAAATCGCACTTTTTGATCCCATAGACGCCCACTTGCATGTGCGAGAAAACGCGCTTTTAAAAGTGGTGTTAGGATATTCTAGTGAGCCTTTTAGCGCTGCGGTGATCATGCCTAACCTTAGTAAGCCCTTGATTGACACTCCAACCACCCTTGAATACGAAGAAGAAATTTTAAACCATTCTTCAAACTTCAAGCCTTTAATGAGTTTGTATTTTAATGATGGCTTGACTTTAATAGAATTGCAACGCGCTCAAGAAAAAGGCATCAGATTTTTAAAGCTCTACCCCAAAGGCATGACCACAAACGCGCAAAACGGCACTTCGGATTTGTTGGGTGAAAAAACTTTAGAGATTTTAGAAAACGCCCAAAAATTAGGCTTTATTTTATGCATCCATGCAGAACAAGCCGGGTTTTGTTTGGATAAGGAATTTTTATGCCATAGCGTTTTAGAAACTTTCGCGCTTTCATTCCCTAAACTCAAAATCATTATAGAGCATTTGAGCGATTGGCGCAGTATCGCTTTAATTGAAAAGCATGACAACCTCTATGCGACTTTAACCTTACACCATATCAGCATGACTTTAGATGATTTGTTAGGGGGGAGCTTGAACCCGCATTGTTTTTGCAAACCTTTAATCAAAACCAAAAAAGACCAAGAAAGGCTTTTATCCCTTGCTTTAAAAGCCCACCCTAAAATCTCTTTTGGATCTGATAGTGCCCCGCATTTTATCTCTAAAAAGCATAGTGCTAACATCCCGGCAGGCATCTTTTCTGCTCCTATTTTGTTGCCTGCGTTGTGCGAACTTTTTGAAAAACACAACGCTTTAGAAAACTTGCAAGCCTTTATCAGCGATAACGCTAAAAAAATCTACGCGCTAGACAATTTGCCTAATAAAAAAGTGCATCTGTCTAAAAAACCCTTTATAGTCCCTACACACACGCTTTGCTTGAATGAAAAAATTACTATCTTAAGAGGGGGCGAAACGCTATCTTGGAATCTTCAAGAAATCGCCTAA
- a CDS encoding sialidase family protein, with amino-acid sequence MESSRNRLKNTAFFVGLFIVLFLIIMKHQTPPYAFTHNQTLVTQNPPYFTQLTIPKPNDALSVHASSLISLPNDNLLSAYFSGTKEGARDVKISANLFDGKTNRWSEAFIILTKEELSKNAHEYIKKLGNPLLFLHDNKILLFVVGVSMGGWATSKIYQLESTLEPIHFKFVRKLSLSPFLNLSHLIKNKPLNTTDGGFMLPLYHELATQYPLLLKFDKQNNPRELLRPNTLNHQLQPSLTPFKDCAVMAFRNHSFKDNLMLETCKTPTAWQKPMLTNLKNLNDALNLINLNEELYLIHNPSDLSLRRKELWLSKLETSNSFKTLKVLDKANEVSYPSYSLNPHFIDIVYTYNRSHIKHIRFNMAYLNSLLK; translated from the coding sequence TTGGAATCTTCAAGAAATCGCCTAAAAAACACCGCCTTTTTCGTGGGGCTTTTTATCGTTTTATTTTTAATTATAATGAAGCACCAAACCCCCCCCTATGCTTTCACGCACAATCAAACCCTTGTTACTCAAAACCCCCCCTATTTCACACAGCTCACTATCCCTAAACCAAATGACGCTTTAAGCGTGCATGCGAGCTCTTTAATCAGCTTGCCTAACGATAATCTTTTGAGCGCTTATTTTAGCGGCACTAAAGAAGGGGCAAGGGATGTGAAAATCAGCGCGAATCTTTTTGATGGCAAGACTAATCGCTGGAGCGAAGCCTTCATTATTTTAACCAAAGAAGAACTTTCCAAAAACGCGCATGAATACATCAAAAAACTGGGTAACCCCTTGCTTTTTTTGCATGATAATAAAATCTTGTTGTTTGTGGTAGGGGTGAGCATGGGCGGGTGGGCCACTTCTAAAATCTATCAACTTGAAAGCACTTTAGAGCCGATTCATTTTAAGTTTGTGCGAAAACTCTCTTTAAGCCCTTTTTTAAACTTAAGCCATTTGATAAAAAATAAACCCTTAAACACCACTGATGGCGGGTTTATGCTACCGCTCTATCACGAATTAGCCACCCAATACCCCTTGTTGTTGAAATTTGACAAACAAAATAACCCAAGAGAGCTTTTAAGGCCTAATACCCTAAACCACCAGCTCCAGCCAAGCCTAACCCCCTTTAAAGACTGCGCTGTCATGGCGTTTAGAAACCATTCTTTTAAAGATAATCTCATGCTAGAAACCTGTAAAACCCCCACCGCTTGGCAAAAACCCATGCTCACGAATTTGAAAAACTTGAATGACGCTTTGAATTTGATCAATTTAAACGAAGAATTGTATCTGATCCACAACCCTAGCGATTTATCACTGCGTCGTAAAGAACTCTGGCTTTCTAAATTAGAAACCTCCAACTCGTTTAAAACCTTAAAAGTTTTAGACAAAGCCAATGAAGTGAGTTACCCAAGCTATAGTCTTAATCCTCATTTTATAGATATTGTCTATACCTATAACCGCTCTCATATCAAACACATCCGTTTCAATATGGCTTATTTAAATTCCCTTCTCAAGTAA